The region acaagaaagctTCCTACCCTGTTCGCTTCCGCTTTGATAGAATCTACCTCCGCCCGGCCGTCAGACGTGGAGTCCCACGTCTGGCCCCTGATCACATGGCCTTGGTGGGGCTGGAGAAGCTGGACTGTGGACGCTATACTAGTGATCACTGGGGAATCTACTGCACCTTCTCAGCTGAATAGAACTACACAAAGCAACCAAAAACATGACAGTTaagcattttattttagatCAGCCGCTCTTTAAATCACTGTAACACTATGCAGGAAGATGTTCCTCACCTTATTTTAATCGGTTTTATACTCTAATGTGTGTCTGCTTAAGTGTTTTATGTGgttaaaatgacaaattaaaatatgaaaagcaCCAATAAATTTTATTGATATGCCCTTACATTGATGGATGAAAAGTCCATTAACAGAAGTCTGACAGCTCTTCAGCTTTTAACCTTGTTACATGATCTTCCTCAGTGGATGGAGTTGGGACTGAAAAAcaccacacacagcatgagaaACCCTACTGTGATGTTACTCTGTGTGTAATATAAGCATCAGGCCACTAGAGAGCAGTACACAGTTGAATAGCAACTGTGTCAACACTGACTTACAGGACTGAAAGTAGTGTTATGAGAAGTCTTAATGGTGAGTCCAACTTGTAACAGCAGCACACGTATGCCTGAAGCTGTTGATCCACGGTTTTAACAGCTACATGCAGTAGCATCCATCCACTCTCTTCCGTTTATCTAATTCAGGGACTGGAGCCTGTCCCGGCTGttatagggcaagaggcagggtacaccttaGACGTGGTAAAAAGTGATTTTGccacatgtgtttttgttttatgtgacattaaaagaaataaaatttgGCATATTTTATTAAGGACCGAAAGCCCCCACCCCGGTTAATATTTCTATTTGTTGTAATAAAGTTTGTAATTAATAAATGTAGTTATTTCAAACCCAAATCCGTTTGGAAAAAGTcagctttgtttgcttttctctgTTAATTATTCTTTATCTGTATGTACACTGATTAAAGTTTGGGTAAAAACATTGTACAACCTTTATAGAATGGGTGGAGCCAGAACTTCGACCTTAATTTGATTATCACGAGTTTAAGTGGGCGTGTTTCCTAAATCAGCAGTAGTCGTTAATCAGCTGACGGGTGAACAGGTTGTGTGAAGGTAAATTTGAGAATCTGCCGAGCTGGTCTGTGGCGTACTGGAGACAGTGGTTTAttttacagaaacacagaggTACGATACCAGCCTGAATACTttcgtttttttaaaattattattgttatttaaataATGTCAATATGAAGAGGTTACACACATATTACAGACTGAAAGTCATTTTGATCAGTAAGACTGGAACAGAGcttaaaaatttttaaaaagttccaTCAATTGATGGCAGGAAGAGAAGTCAAAAAACTTGTTTAAATTAACAAATTTATAAACAGAACTCTGTCATTCAGGCACAGAGAAACTAATGAGTTATAATCAAGCAGGCTATTCATGTTTAAAGTTGCATAAGacagtttttagtttttattctttcagcTGTAGTTTGGAGGGTATTTAATGGCCTGAGAGCACATACAGAATGGGGATTAGGCATTAAGGGGTTTGTAAATATAGATGGAGATTGAAAATAGTTTAGTAAAGTGTTTTACACATGTATacaattatttatgtatttatttttgtgcgAACACACTTTGAATTGTCTTACGGTGTATTCCTAATAGTATCTAAGCACATGTGGTCTTAGTGTGGTGCTGGTGTTGTTGGGGCTGAGTTGTGTTGGAATCTGTCTGTGGAGGGTGATGGCCAGAAGTGTTTGTCTTGTTGTCTGGTGGAAAAATAAATGTCTTTCACTTTCAAAATGCCTCCTACCTGGGCCCGTCCACACCCAGCTCACACCCAGGAACCACCAAAGCTCAAGCTGCCATCAACTACAACCTGTGGGAACGCCAGCGTCACCGTCTCACTGCTCCAAAATCAACGTCTTCAAGCTCGGCTGAAGTTTGTAGCTGCTCACATAGACAAGCCAAATCCTTATAATTTCAattaaattctgttttatttatacagtagaaaatcacaacaacaatcaccttaaggcgctttatattgtaaggtagaccttaCTATAATACATTCAGACAAAAAcctaacaatcatatgaccacctatcagcaagcactttggcaactcccttttaacaggaagaaacatccagcagaagcaggctcagggaggggcagccatttgccgtgaccggttggggtgaggggaggaagacaggacaaaagacatgctgtggaagagagacagagattaataacaagtacgaTTCAAAGCAGGCAGGTCTATTAACATATAgcgagtgagaaaggtgactaaagaagaaatactcattgcatcatgggaatgttgcagcataactaagggatgatTAATAGTCACCTGATCCAACCCTAACTATGTGCTTTAGCAATCTGGAGGAAGGTTTTATAGTCAAATGAGTCAAAGACTGAGCTTGTTGGACACAATGACAAGAGGCGTATTTGGAGGAGTACAGGTGAGGCTTTCATCTGCTGTCAAGCATAATGGTCGTAGCACCatgctctgctgtgttttgttgCCAGTGCATAAAGTGGATGGCATAATAAAGGAGGACTACCTCCAAATACTTCaacttcacctcaaatcaacagctAGAGGCTTGAAACTTTGACACAGCTGggtgttccaacaggacaatgaccccaaacgcATCAAAACTGGTTTTGAATGCATAAAGCAGTCTAACATGGAGCAtctggactggcctccccaaaGCCCCGACCTTAAACCTATTAAAAACTTTTGGTCTATACTTAAAAGCTGAATCTGAGCCACAAAACCAACCAATTTAAATTAACTTTGTTTCCAAGAAGTGTGGTCAAATATCCAGCCAGATTTATGTCAGAAGCTGATCTCTACCAAAAGAGTCTGGCCGAGACtcgccatcaccagtgtgtgaatgtgtgtgtgaatgggttgtGGAGAAGGGAAATTATTTTCCTCAATTTTGAATCTTAAcagggtgaatgactgaatgtagtgtaaagcgctttggggtccttagggactaagtaaagcgctatacaaatacatgcCACTTACCATTTAATCAAATATTATATGGGTTATATGTCATCATTGAAGACGCTGATTTCTGTAATAAACgttttcaatttaaaatatgttattAAAAGAATATTTTCTAAGTCAGGATAAAAAGGAATATCATTCTTTGACTTTAAATAGAACAGATGATTGCAAAATAGGATGTGGATTATTTACTTTTTGGTTGAGAGTCAGTCCACTCGTGACATGGTGAACGGCCTGCAGACCAGGAAAATCAACCTGCTCTTACTGACATTAGAGGAAATAATATTTGACCATTTTTATTAAGGACAGAAGGGTTTTGTCACTTTTGTAGTAAGAACAGGACCCAACGCAGGACTTTTCCAAAAAGTGacagtgaatttatttacagtgaagaaAGGTAAACAACAACGTGACAATCCCCACACCGTGGCTCCCATGGCGATTTCTCTAAAATCCCACATTCGTGCGTGTCCTTGGCGTGAATCGTGAAACTCCAAATCCCAAACTGTACAGTGGCCCCGCTCCTGTGAAACACTCCATTAACAAATCCTGGCAAGACAAGACACACACAAAGTCTTCACTATGAGGCCGGGGATGTACTGCTGAGTAAACTCAACGATCCAGGGTTGCCTGAAGCTCAGCCCCACAGTTAAGAGGGAGACTGCACGTAATGATAATCAGCTGATAAGCAGACACATGGGCGGGGCGACCAGCGAGGGCAGCCAGCTCAAGATAAACCCAAGAAATACTGACAAGCCCAAAAAACACATGAACCCTGGGTCTGGCCATGACAGGTTTTCGTCCCAGCTTTGGTTAATATTTATTATATGTTTTAATGCATATATGTAGTTATTTTAAAGCCCAATCTTTTTGGAAAAATTCAGCTCTCATAACTTTGATTTAATTACACACTTTTGAAATCTGTGGTGGTGTTGTATCAAACCTTTTATTTcttagtttttgcttttttgcttgcttgcatttatatagtgtgGTACTTACTGAACCtctgttgttgctttgtttgcttttctctgTTCACTGGCCTTTCTCTGTTTGGGGAAGGAATTATGCAACGCAGAATGGGTTGGGATAGATACAATGGGAGGAgctaaaacatgtcaacatACTTTGAACCTTAATTGTTTGCAACCATGGACACAAAAAGTCAAATAAACATACTGAGAAACTGCCTGGGTGCATTTCCAGCAAAGCCATGTTTGTAAAGTTATAGTAAATTATTAGAAAGCATAACCTTCCTGGGACTTTTCCTTCAGAGATCCTTGAGCTAACTTGTTGAAGCAGACATGGAGAGCGACTCTGAAACACACAGTGGTGAAGATACTACTCCAGATGACTGGTAAGTCTGCTGTCTGTTCTCCTATGTATGGTGAAGGTTACCTATGACTCTTTGTATTTTAGCTGACTGACTGTGAAAAACTTCCAGGATGGATTTGGCTGTAGACAGTCCTGCTGCCAGTCCTGCTGCTACACAGAAACCCTCAGAAGAAGAGGATTTTAAACTGTCCCTGATCACCTGGAATGTGGACGGGTTTGATTTGGAAAAACGTCCAGAGCGTTCCAGAGGCCtggttaaatatttaaacttgtaAGTACCTGTTACACTTTTCACACTTTTAGGCATCGTTTGGAGAAAATGTTGTTGGAGATGCAACATTTTCCTAAAGGCTGTACATATGTGACATTTAATATTATTAAAGTAAATCTCTGTAAATACAGACACAACCCTGATGTGGTGTTCCTGCAGGAGCTCGTTCCCCCTTATGTCCAGTTCTTGAAGGAACAGCTCGTCAACTACCTGATGATTGAAGGTACAGTATGTCAGATAGATACAGGTAGGAAAGGCACAGGTATGAATGATCAAATGGTGATTAATGGCTGAATGCAGCTGAGCTGCTTTGCTTTGACTTCATGTAACACATGAAGAGAGCTGTTAAGGACTTTAGTCAATATTAGTAACATCTGCGTTCTTCCTTCACtgtttttgaacaaactctAAGGGCTTAAGTACACATGAGGTAATCAAGGAGATAGGACACACCAGGGAACAAGGGTGAACAAAATCTGACTAACGAGACAGACTGAACAGCATACACAAGACAAAAAATCCAGGAAGTAACACAAACACTGAGACACAGACTAAGGCGCATGATCTAAAAACTGAGACTGGGAATAAAAAGacatggaaacacaaaacagactGGAGAGGCAAaaggacaaaacacacagagaaaaacatgcGAACAGGACTACAGACATATTAACTAGACAAGACAGAGAACATatgcagacacagagacacaacagGGAAGGCAGGGATCACTAAGGGAACTAAGATCAACCAGGGAACAGAACTAGAAACATGGATAACAAAACTCAGAAGAGCTAGGAACTAATACTCAAGGAATAAACAAATCATTGACTAAAGATTTGATTTGAAGGGGAACCAAAGCTTAAAAGTCTccatctttctcttcctttTGTGTTGATCAGGTGGTCGGAATGGTTGCTTCACAGGGATGTTGCTGAAAAAGTCACGAGTCAAACTTGTGGAGAGCGAGATGGTAGCTTATCCCACCACTAAGATGAGGAGGAACCTGCTGGTCGCTCAGGTGTGTGCAAAATCATCTCTGATATTTTTTTCGTCTCCATAAGTGATGCTCAGGAACATTTTCGTTTCCAAAACTCAGGTGATCGTCAACGGTCAGAAGCTGTGCCTGATGACATCCCACTTTGAGAGCTGTAAGGAAAATACTGCAGAGCGTCTGAAACAGCTGCATGTGGTGAAGCGGAGGTTGAAACATGCACCTGATGATGTCACCATTGTGTTTGGGGGAGACACAAACCTGAGGGATGCGGAGGTCAGACGCTGCTCCTTCCACTCACATACAGCCAGTAAACTTGTAACAAGAAATCACAGTAACTCTTTTCTCTGGACCCGTCTCAGGTGACCAAGGTGGGCCTGCCTGCAACTGTCTGTGATGTGTGGGAGCGACTGGGCAAACAGGAGCACTGCCGCTACACGTGGGACACCtctgccaacaacaacaaaacgttTCCCTTTGTCGCTCGCTGCCGCTTTGACAGAATCTACCTCCGCCCGGCCATCAAACGTGGAATCCCACGTCTGGCCCCTGATCACATGGCCTTGGTGGGGCTGGAGAAGCTGGACTGTGGACGCTACACTAGTGATCACTGGGGAATCTACTGCACCTTCTCAGCTGAATAGAACTacacaaaacaaccaaaaccaTGACAGTTaagcattttattttagatCAGCCTCTCTTTAAATGACTGTAACACTATGCAGGAAGATGTTCTTATTGCCTGTAAATGATTCACCTTAATTTAATCAGTTTTATCCTCTAATGTGTGTCTGCTTAAGTGTTTTATGTGgttaaaatgacaaattaaaatatgaaaagtaCTAATGAATTATAATGTCTTTGTTTTGATGTACACTTACATTGATGGATGAAAAGTCCAAACAGAAGTCTGACAGCTCTTCAGCTTTTAACCTTGTTACATGATCTTCCTCAGTGGATGGAGTTGGGACTGAAAAAcaccacacacagcatgagaaACCCTACTGTGATGTTACTCTGTGTGTAATACACGCATCAGGCCACCAGAGAGCAGTACACAGTTGAATAGCAACTGTGTCAACAGTGACTTACAGGACTGAAAGCATTGTTATGGGAAGCCGTAATGGTGAGTCCAGTTTTAACCACTACACACATATGATGGGGGTAGGGGGACTCTCTCTCTTGTTCACCACACTCCAGGATACGACGACAAGGAGAAACCTCAACCTGCATGCAAGGAGGGCAAGGGTCACTGGGAGAAGCCACAAGGAAACTCTTGAGAAGTCAACTAAGTAAAGAGCCAGGGTTTCACTAACCAAGTAGTTCAACATTCCAGCAATGAGAGAATGTCCATCCATGCCTTAAGTAGGAGCCGTGATTGCTCATCTTCCACAAGTGGGAAACCAGTTTTTCAACCTTGCTCTGGTTCACTCCCACATTCCTGCACACTGCCTTCCACTAAGTCTGCACAAACAACTCTCAATTAATGTGAATATCTAACTTTTCTACTTGTTTTATACTTGAGCAATGCAATTAACCATTAAAGGGATCTAAAACTGGTTACAGTCCCCATACCCCATACCATATATATCACATattagctgtaaataaaaaGTAATTTACAGCAGATTAAAAGTGAACAGTCACCTTTTGGTCTACACCTCTGTTTCAGGTTAACTCATTATATTTGTTAAAATATTCCACTCTGCGAGTTCCAGATGTTGCATCTGCAGATTCGTCATTTTCACTGAATGGTCGTCTCTGTTGGCCAGTGTGCTGTTTAGTCAGGCTGTTTGCTCCTGactaaactgtgactatcaccagttTAAATGGGCGTGTTTCCTAAATCAGCTGACGGAGCGAACGTATGGAAGTAAATCTTTCATCTGTAAATCTTACAGTAAAATCTGTTGAGCTGATAGTGGAGAAACTATCCACTCGTGCTTTATTTTATAAAGCTGTCATTCAGGCAGCTGAATTCAGGCACAGAGAATCTAATGAAATAATAATCAAGCAGTCTATTCATGTTTAGATTTGCATAacacagttttagttttttattctttcagctGTAGTACGGATACTATTTAATGGCCTGAGAGCAAGCAAACAATTAATGCAACAACATGATTCAAATGTAGGCTTAGTCTACCTGCAATTAAATTGGTTGGTTTTGTGGCTCATATTCAGCTTTTAAGTATAGACCAAAAGTTTTTAATAGGGTTGATGTCGGGGCtttggggaggccagtccagaTGCTCCATGTTAGACTGCTTTATGCATTCAAAACCAGTTTTGATgcgtttggggtcattgtcctgttggaacgCCCAGCTGTGTCAAAGTTTCAAGCCTCTagctgttgatttgaggtgaagttGAAGTATTTGGAGGTAGTCCTCCTTTATTATGCCATCCACTTTATGCACTGGcaacaaaacacagcagagcacgatgctaccaccaccatgcttgacagtgcACAGACACTTCTGCGTTCAGTAGTACTTTATTTCCAACTGTGCTTTTCCCCCTGCTGTTTCTGGCATCTGCCCTGGATGCTGCCACTCCGTCATTCCcattgtatgtatgtgtgtgtgtgtgtcccgcTCCTTCTCACTGCAAAACATGAGAATGGGTTCTCTCATCAACACAGTTCTGCACACCTGCTCCTTCCCGCCTTCACGCCGCCCCGTGAGCTCACTGTGTCAGCCCTCCTCTGCAGCAGAGGAAATCAGCCACGACCATCTGCGTCCCCGGCCTGTCCCCAGCCAGATACCAGCAGGTTATCCCAGCATTGGGATCCTTCATGCGGTGAAGCCACTGtagcggggcgtggtctgaaCAGAGAGTGACTGGGTGCCCCAGGAGGTAGTAACGAAGGGAGTCGACCGCCCACCGGATTGCCAGGCACGTCTTCTCCACAGTGCTGTAGCGGGTCTCCCGCACCCTGAGCTTGCAGCTGACGAGGAGGATGGGACAGTCGGCTCCCCCTACCTGCTGGAACAAAACGGCCCCCAGCCCTCTGTTCGAGGCGTCTGTCCGCGAAATAAACGGGAGGGAGAAGTTAAGTATGAACAACAGTGGGGATCCGTCTTTACCTGCACAAACAATGCCTGGCACTGCTCCATCCACTGGACCAGATCTGGGGCACCTTTTCGGGTGAGATTTGTTGAGGGACTAGTCAGGTCCGTCCAACTGCATACTTCTTCGGGTTGGCCGTGAGCCCCGACTGCCTCAGGGACTTCAGGAGCGCTGCAACCCGCTGCACATGCTCCGCCCAGGCATCGCTGTAGATGATCACGTCATCTAAATAGGTGGCGGCATACGCAGCTTGCGGCCCTAGCACCCGGTCCATAAGGCGGCCATTTTTTCCTTAGACCCCgcagacaagggaatctgccagtAGCCCTTGGTCAAATCCAGCGACATGAAAAAACGAGCAGTGCCTAACCGGTCCAGGAGTGACCCGAGGCATCAAACCATGACACCTCATTCACCTTGCAGTAGTCCACACAGAACCGTATAGACTCATCTTTCTTCACCACAAGAACTACGGGGCTACACCAAGCACTGTGCAACTCTTCTATTACTCCCAGCCTCAGCATATCGTTCAATTCCCGCTGAACAATTTGTCGCTTATGCTCCGGGAATGCACCGTCATGCCAGGCTGCATCTCAATATCTTCCGGCACTGGCACGTCTGGCTGCCGCTGCTCACCgatttattctcatttttatttgttctaaAGTTATTGACAACAACTTGAACCAAGTTGTAATCCTGTTGTTCTCCCTGTCTCTGCCCCACCCTTTCACTCATTTGAATATATACAGCTCCTTGGATCTACTCCCACCATTATATGTACTGTGTACCGGCCACCTAAGCCaaataaggattttttttaatgactttgcTGCTCTTCTTACTCATTTCTCGGTACTTTCCCCAAATTTGACAATTTTTGGTGACTTCAATATCCACATGGACAATGATAAAATCCCTCTTTCCAGAGATTTTATTTCTTGTCTGGAAAGTTTGGAGCTTCTACAATACATAAAATTTTCTACTCATTCTAAAGGTCATATCTTGGATTTGGTCTGCTGTTCTGGCGTTACCCCCACTCACTGTAAAGCCCATTTGTTTCCCCAATCTGATCATAAGTTTATTTCTtttactgtaaatacaaaagcCTACAAAACCTGTACACCCCGTGACATCACATTTAGGAAAATTAGTAATATTAACCCTGCAGATCTTTCATCTGCCATTTATGACTTTCCATTTATTCACAGCTCCTCATCCCCAGATGAACTTGTTTCTCACTATAATGTCGACCTCCATAACCTTCTTAACATATTTGCTCCACTTAAACACCGAACtgtctcattttcctgttcagcACCACGGTTTACTCTTAACCTGCGCCATCTCAAAGCTAAAGGACGCCAACTGGAACGTCTGTTTAAGAAAACTGGATTTACCATacacaaag is a window of Maylandia zebra isolate NMK-2024a linkage group LG22, Mzebra_GT3a, whole genome shotgun sequence DNA encoding:
- the LOC106676723 gene encoding tyrosyl-DNA phosphodiesterase 2 isoform X1; this translates as MESDSETHSGEDTTPDDWMDLAVDSPAASPAATQKPSEEEDFKLSLITWNVDGFDLEKRPERSRGLVKYLNLHNPDVVFLQELVPPYVQFLKEQLVNYLMIEGGRNGCFTGMLLKKSRVKLVESEMVAYPTTKMRRNLLVAQVIVNGQKLCLMTSHFESCKENTAERLKQLHVVKRRLKHAPDDVTIVFGGDTNLRDAEVTKVGLPATVCDVWERLGKQEHCRYTWDTSANNNKTFPFVARCRFDRIYLRPAIKRGIPRLAPDHMALVGLEKLDCGRYTSDHWGIYCTFSAE
- the LOC106676723 gene encoding tyrosyl-DNA phosphodiesterase 2 isoform X2 → MESDSETHSGEDTTPDDCPAASPAATQKPSEEEDFKLSLITWNVDGFDLEKRPERSRGLVKYLNLHNPDVVFLQELVPPYVQFLKEQLVNYLMIEGGRNGCFTGMLLKKSRVKLVESEMVAYPTTKMRRNLLVAQVIVNGQKLCLMTSHFESCKENTAERLKQLHVVKRRLKHAPDDVTIVFGGDTNLRDAEVTKVGLPATVCDVWERLGKQEHCRYTWDTSANNNKTFPFVARCRFDRIYLRPAIKRGIPRLAPDHMALVGLEKLDCGRYTSDHWGIYCTFSAE